CGGCTGGCGGACGCCGATGTACCTGGCGGAAGGAGTCGCGCAGGCGTTCGGCAAAGAAATACTGGGGCTGCTGCCGGACATGTTCGGCGTCGTGCGGGCGCTGGCGGAAGGCGACATCGACCTGGCGTCGGTTCGGGCGGCGCTGGGGGCGATGTGGGCGGGTATGAGGCGACGTTCGCGCGGGTCAAAAGCCGGTTTGCGGCGGTGATGAGCGGACGGGCGACGCGATCGGAGGCGATCCAGTACGGCAAAGACATGGCGGTCGTGACCGAGCTGCTCGTCGCCGTGCGCGGATCGATCAAGTTCGTGCGGAATGTCGGGATACGGACGACGCTGGCGGAGCTGGACGTCGAGCGCAGGCGGCTGCTTGCGTGCAACAGCTTTGCGGCGGGCACGGCGGTGTGGACGGAAGCGGGCGCAGCGCCGATCGAGACGCTTCAAGTCGGCGACCGCGTCCTGTCGCGCGACGAGCGGACGGGGGAAACGGCGTACCGGGAAGTCGTCGGGGTGGTGAGCGGGCGAAAAGGGCTGATCTATGAACTGACGGCGGGCGGTCGTCGGGTGCAGACGACGCGGCAGCATCCGTTCTGGGTGGAAGGGCGGGGCTGGACGTATCCGTTCGATCTGCGCGTCGGCGACCGGATTTGGGCGGCCGACGGGGTTGCGCGCCCGGTGGAGCGGGTGCGGATCGTGGCGCCGGCGGAACCGGTCGAGGTATACAGCCTGACGGTGGAAGCGTTTCACACGTATTACGTAGGCGATGTCGGGCTGTGGGTGCACAACCTCGATTGTCCGTCGGTGTATGGAGAGTTGAGGCGGGAGGGGAAGTATTATTACTATACGAATCCCGGCGGATATGTCTTATCGTGGCCATATATGAAAGAAGCGGACATTCGGCAAAAGATCGAGACCTACAAGAGGTCGGCGGAAGCTGGGAAAAGGGTGGAAGCAAAGGTAGCGGAGTTTGTAGGGGGAATCAAGGATGTCGTGTTGATGGGAGCGAAGGTGGTTAGGATTGCCGGGGAAACACGAGCCGGCGAATTCGATGTTGTGACCAAGGACGAGATTATTGAAGTAAAAAAATCAAAAGCAGAGTTAAAGAATAAATTATTGGAACAAATTAAAAAATTAACGGAAACAAATAATGAAGATTTCATGAATCCTGAGAACAAACGGGTGATTTTGTACATCGACGAACCGCTCCAGGGGTTGAGGGATGAACAACAGCAGATATTGCAAGAGATTCGTTCGCGGGGAGTGTTGGTCGTCAATTCATTAGAAGAACTGAGGCGGGTGTTACAAGAATGAGCACAGAGGCATTCTTTTTCGTAGAAAAACAGAATTATTCCTTCGATCGGTTTCTCGGGTCTCTGGTCGTGGCGGCGTTTCGGGCAAATGTGAGAATCTGGATAACTAGTTACAAAAAATATGATAAAGAAGGTGATATGACATATTTTGACATTAATATCTGTTATCGTCCTCGGCATGATTCCCAAATGTTGATGTATGTCAACTCCGAAAAACATGCAAAACAATCGTTAGACTTCTGTGCTTCGACGCTCGAACGGCACATCCGATCGAAACCTCATCTGGAGTACTATGAGGCAGGATACATTGAGGATATTTCCGGTTTGTTTGAAACAAGAGAGCGATTGTTGTTTGATTTTGTTTACGAATATCTCCGATTGAATCCGCATGACTTGTTATGGGTGGACTACGATTTAGTGTTCGGTCTAGAAGAACTGGAGCGGCTGCGTCAACGGCCTTATTGTCGCACTTGGTGTTACCAAGATCCGAATGCCGAATAGGAGAGGTGGACCATGGCGCGACCGGGTTGGTTTTTGGCGGAAAAGGGGACGTATTCGACGGAACGGTTTTTCGGGACGCTGGCGCAGGCGGCGTTCGAGATCGACGCGATGTTTCTGTATCAGGGCGGCCGGAGTTACGATGAGCATTTTCAATTTGACTTTGCGACGGTCAACATCATGTACAAGTACGGGGTAGAATACGACAACGTCGTGGTCGAGGTGGATTCGGAGCAGCGGGCGAACCGCCATGTGTTTTTGGCGGAAGGGATCAAAGGATTAAAGCCGGGAGTGGAGTATTGCCGGTTCGGGCGGATCGAGGATGTGACGGGGAGCGAGGATCTCGTTTTCTATTTGGCATGGAAGTATTTAGAGCGGAATCCGGCGCATCGGTTTTGGGTGGAGGGATCGCCGATTGCATATGGGCCAAAGGGGTTGGAAGTATTGTGGAATTGTTTTGCCGGGGAGGTGATGTACCCGCAATGGATGGAACAGGATCCGAGCGGGAGCGAACGGATGGACGTGGTCGAGGAGTTGGGCATAAGGCCGGAGGATTTTCGGCCGGATAAGATATGGTAAGGTGATTTTGATATTCTCACACTGGATGCAATTATTGAGGTGAAGACATCAAAAGCAAGAATAGATTCTGATTTGATAAAACAAATTAAAAAATTAACAAATATAGATCATGAAGTGAATCCATGGGAGAAACGAGTCATCCTCTACGTTGACAAGCGGATGGACAGTTTGAATCGAGAACAACAAGAAATATTACAGCAAATTCGATCGATGGGCGTCACCGTCGTGAATTCACTCGAAGAGTTACGGCAGGTGTTGTAGGCATGGGCGTGTCGGCGAGTTTCTTGATGGCGAAGCCGTATTATTCGGTGGACCGGTTTGTGGGTTCCCTCGCCGTGGCGGCGTTTCGGGTACATGCTCGGATTCACATGTATCCGAAACATGGGAGTCGCTGGGACTGTATGGAAATGATCTTGTCTTATCGTTCTCGTCATGGGTCTTCTCTTTTTTGTTATGACTCAGAAATGGGTCTTCTCTTTCGTCATGAGTCCGAAATGATTTTATATGCTCATTCCGAATAGTATGCCAGAGAATCCTCAAGTTATTGTTCGGATATGCTTAAGGAAAGCAAATATAATTTACAAAAGCCTCATTTGGAGTATTATGATGCAGGATCGATTGAAGATATTGCTGGAGTATTTGGTCCTAGGGAGAAATTGTTATTTAACTTTGTCTACGAATACCTCAAGCTGAATCCGGACGACTTGTTTGAGGTGGCTTATTATGATCACCGGATATACAGTTTAAAAGAGATGGAACAGCTGCGTCGGCGTCCTTATGATCCCAACTGGTGCTATCGCGATGTGAGCGCCGAATAGGAGGGCAAGAGCGATGGGGTGTCCGGCTTGGTTTTTGGCGGAAAAGGGGACGTATTCGACGGAACGGTTTTTCGGGACGCTGGCGCAGGCGGCGTTTGAGATCGACGCGATGTTTCTGTATCAGGGCGGCCGGAGTTACGATGAGCATTTTCAGTTGGACTTTGCGACGGTGAACATCATGTACAGGTACGGGGTGGAATACGACAACGTCGTGGTCGAGGTGGATTCGGAGCAGCGGGCGAACCGCCATGTGTTTTTGGCGGAAGGGATCAAAGGATTAAAGCCGGGGGTGGAGTATTGCCGGTTCGGGCGGATCGAGGATGTGACGGGGAGCGAGGATCTCGTTTTCCATTTGGCATGGAGGTATTTAGAGCGCAATCCGGAGCATCGGTTTTGGGTGGAAGGGTTTCCGATCGCGTACGGGCCGAAAGGAATGGCGGCTTTAAAAATTCATCATGGAGCTGGGCTTTTATATCCGACATGGATGCAGGATGATCCATCGGAGCTGGTCGAGGCGATTAAGGAGTTAGGCATTCATCCGGATGATTTCGATCCGAGTCGTATATGGTAATGTAAGCGAGCACGGTCCGAACGCCGAGGAGGAGGGATGGACGATGGCTTGCCCGGCTTGGTTTTTGGCGGAAAAGGGGACGTATTCGGCGGAACGATTTCTCGCCGATCTGGCGGTTTCGGCGTTTTATGCCGACGTCTGTTACTGGTACGAAGACGGCAAACATTTCGACAAGGACGATGAGTTTTCATTGGTGACGGTGAATCTGTATATCGAATATCAAAAGCCCGGCGATCGGATTGTCGTCTATGTCGAATCGGAGAAGCGTGTGATGCAGAACACGTTCGAACCCGAGCAACCGGTTCGGGGGCTCGTGCCCGGCGTCGAATATTGCCGGTTCGGGCGGATTGGAAACATCCAGGGCAGCGAAAGGCTGCTGTACAACCTGGTGTATGAGTATTTGAAACGCCGTCCGGAGCATCGGTTTTGGGTGGAGGGGACCGGCCGGGCGATCGGGTGGGAGGACATGCAGCGGGTCCGGGAGCGTCCTTATGTGCCGGACTGGTGGAAGGAAGCGACCGGGGAGTAAAAAACAAGACGAGTTTTCGATCAGCGGGTCTCAGGCGATGCTTTCGCGTCTGCCTGGCCGTACACTTGACCCGGCGGGCGGGCTTCGGTATGCTTGAAAATGAACGGAGGTTTCGACGATGCCGACCAAACCGAGCAAAACGCTTCAGCCGGTCCCGAACCCGCATCCGGACCGCCGGTACGAAGTCGAAATCGAATGCCCCGAGTTTACGGCGCTCTGTCCGCTGACGGGGCAGCCCGATTTCGCCACCATCACGTTCCGGTACGAGCCGGGACCTTATATCGTGGAGCTGAAAAGCCTGAAGCTGTACCTGTGGAGTTTCCGCGACGAAGGTCATTTCCACGAAGACGTCGTCAATCTGATCCTGAAAGACTTCGTTCGGATGATCCAGCCGAGGAAACTCGAAGTGATCGGCAAATTCAACGTGCGCGGCGGGCTTTATACGACCGTGCGGGCGCGGTATGCGCAGGACGAGGCAGTCGACGCCCCGTCGGCGGGCGACGCCTCCTCGATCGGCAGGCGCGGACAGGCCGAGCAATCCGTTTGAATCCGGTCGGCGATTGTATTATAGTGTTAAAAGAGATGACGTCCGAAACGAGATCCGGAGTAACGCCGGACGCTGGGGAGGATCGCAGATGCCGAAATACACATGGGTGGACAAGGAAACATGCATCGCTTGCGGCGCCTGCGGGGCTGCCGCGCCCGATATTTACGACTATGACGACGAGGGGTTGGCGCACGTCATCTACGGCGGCGACGATAACCGGGGCATTACGGAGATCCCGGAGGAGCTTTACGACGATCTTCAGGACGCGCTGGAAGGTTGCCCGACCGAATCGATCAAAGTCTCCGAAACGCCGTTCAACAAAGGCTGACGCCGCGTCGGACGGCCGCGGCGAATGCGGCCTAAGGGCTTCCCGCCGGGGGAAGCTCTTTCTTTTTGTAGGGAGGAAAAAACATGGACGTTTATGCGTGGCTGAAACCGATGTTGTTCCGCATGGATCCGGAGCGGGCCCATCGGTTGACGATCGCTGCCCTCGGCTTTCTCGGGAGGCTGCCGGCGGCCAACCGTGCGCTTTCTGCGGTTTGGGCCGTGCCGGAGGATCCGGGCTTGCGCGTCGAAGCGTTCGGTCTGTCTTTTCCGCATCCGGTCGGGCTGGCGGCGGGGCTCGACAAAAACGGCGAGGCGGCGACGGCGCTCGCTTCGCTTGGTTTCGGCTTTCTCGAGGTCGGGACGGTAACACCGGAGCCGCAAGAGGGAAACCCGCGTCCGCGCCTGTTTCGGTTGCCTGAAGACGGGGCGCTCGTCAACCGGATGGGATTCAACAACGACGGGGCGGACGCCCTTGCGGCCCGTTTGGCCGGTTACGCCGCAGCCGGCGGACGTCGCGTTCCGATCGGCGTCAATATCGGCAAAAACCGTTCGACGCCGAACGATCGGGCGGCGGATGATTACCGCGCCTGCGTGCGAAAACTTTGGCCGCATGCCGATTTTTTCGTCCTCAACGTCAGTTCGCCGAATACGCCCGGCCTGCGCGACCTACAGAAGCAGGAGGCGGTGAGCGCGATCATCTCTGCCGTGCGCGACGAGATCGCGCGGTGCGCCGCCGGCGGGCGGAGCACGCCGAAGCCGGTGCTCGTCAAAATTTCGCCCGATCTGGACGAGGCGGAGTTATCGCTGACGGTCGAAGCGGCGACGGCGGCGGGCGCTTCCGGTTTCGTCGCGACGAATACGACGCTGGCCCGAGACGGCGTCCGGCATCCCGCCGGTGCGGAAACCGGTGGCTTAAGCGGCCGGCCGCTGAGGCGCCGCGCGACGGAGACGATCGCGCGCGTCTACAGGCTGACCGGGGGCCGGGTGCCGATTATCGGCTGCGGCGGCATTTTCGACGCCGGGGACGCATATGAAAAGATACGGGCCGGCGCCAGCCTGGTGGAAATTTATACGTCCTTGATTTACAAAGGGCCGTCCGTCATCCGTGAAATATGCGAGGGCTTGCGCGCGCTGGCGGCACGCGACGGTTTCCGCAGTATCGCCGAGGCGGTCGGGACGGATGCCGGGCGGCGGATACAGGATTTGGGGATGCCGAAAATCGGCCCGGTATTTTAGGCTTTGTGTCTGCGGAAAAACTGTTCGAATTCCTCTTTCGTATGGCCGCCGGGCGTCGGCTGTTCGACGTAGCCGCCTTTCAGCCGTTCGACTTCTTTGCCGTCCTTATAAAACACGACGGTCGGCGTCGCTTCGATGCCGTATTTCTGCCAGCCTTCCGGGAATTCGAGCAGGTTGAACTGTTTCAGATCGATGCCGAGCGATTGGGCGATCGGCATGAGAACGGGCGTCGTTTCCTTGCAGTACGGGCATGTCGACTGGTAAAAATACACGAAGACCGGCGCCTTGCTTTCGATCAGGCGGTTCAGCTCGTCGGGCAGCACGTTGTTCTGGTAAAGCGGATCGTCGAGCAGCCGGACGGTCTCCGGATGAAGTTCAGATTTCGGCTTGCGATAGGGATTGTCGGTGCTGTTGTCTTTCGACAGCGCGTTGACGAGGGACAACAGCCCGAAAATGCCGACGACGATAGCTAGATAAACGAGCAGTTTTTTCATCAACTTTCCCCCGCTTCACGGTATGTTTACAATCCATCATAGAGTAATTGCGGAACGCGGGCAAGCGGGAAAGGCGGGGTTTGTCTTCGGATGCGGATGTCGAAGGACCATATGCTGCTTGCGGAGCGGATGCGCCGTTTTCTCGGCGAGGAATACGAGGCGTTTGCTCGGGCGTGCGACGGACCGCCGGTATCGGGCGTCCGCGTCAACACGCTCAAGTTGTCCGTCGATCAGTTCCGCGGGATGACGCCGTTTGCGCTGGAGCCGGTTCCTTGGTGTCGCGAAGGGTTTTACGTGTCGAGTCGGGACAGGCCGGGCAAACATCCGTATTACCATGCCGGGCTTTATTACGTCCAGGAGCCGAGCGCGATGGCCCCCGTCGAGCTGCTCGGCGTGCGGCCTGGTGACCGCGTGCTCGACCTTTGCGCCGCACCCGGCGGCAAGAGCGTGCAGATCGCTTGCAAGCTCGAAAGACGCGGCTTGCTCGTCGCCAACGACCGGCATCCGCAGCGGGTGGCGGCGCTTGTGAAAAATCTTGAACTGGCCGGCGTGCCGAACGCCGTCGTCGTGAACGAGGACGCCGTGCGGTTGGCCGGGGCGTTCCGCGGCCGGTTCGATAAAATTTTGGTAGACGCTCCCTGTTCCGGCGAAGCGCGGATCCGCAAATCCGGTGAATCGGTGAAAACGCGCGGCTGGCGGGCGTCGGCCGATTACGCCGCACTGCAGCAGACATTGCTCGACGCAGCGGCGGACATGCTCGCGCCCGGCGGCGTGATGGTTTATTCGACGTGCACGTTTGCGCCGGAGGAAAACGAGGCGGTCGTGCTCGGCTGCCTGGCGCGCAGGCGCGATCTGGACGTCGTCGAGCCGACGCGTTTTCCCGGCTTTTCGTCCGGCCGTCCGGATTGGGTCGGAGCGGCGGGAGAACGCGAGGCCGAAATCCTTCGCAAGACGGTGCGGATCTGGCCGCATGCGACACGCGGGGAGGGCCATTTCGTCGCCGTATTCCGCAAAATTTCGGACGAGCCGTTCGGACGGCCCGGCCGGACTCTGCCGCAAACCGGTGCGGCTGTCGACGAGCTGTCGCAATTTGAGACGGAAGCCGTGCTGGCTGCGCTCAGCGAGGCGATCGACTGGCCGGGCGTGCGGCGGTCCGGCCGTTTCGTGCGGCTCGGCGACGCGGTCAGTCTGCTCCTGGAAGAATGTGCGGCGTTTGCCGAATTGTTTGCGGGACTGCGCGTCGTTCGCGCCGGATTGCACGTCGGCGACTTCAAACCCGGTGGCCGGTTCCGCTTATCGCACGCGCTTGCGCTGGCGCATCCGTTCGCGCGGGCGAAGCGTACGGTCGGTTTTCGGGCGGACGGTGCGGATTCGGAACGGGAACTCGTCCGCTATTTGAAGGGCGAATCGCTTTTCGTTCCAGCCGAACGGATCGATCGCGACGTTGGCGTGTCGCCTGAAGGAATCGTTCTAGTGGAAGCGGACGGTTTTCCCATCGGATGGGCAAAATGGCAAGACGGCCTGTTGAAAAACGGCTACCCGGCCGGATGGAGGTGGGCGCCTTGAGCGGAATGCGGCGAACGGAGCGGTTGGACAAAATGCTGGCGCGCGCAGGCTTCGGCAGCCGAAGCGACGTGCGCAAGCTGGTCAGGGCGGGACGCGTGCACGTCGACGGCGTTCCGGCTTTCGACGCAGGCATGAAAATCGACCCCGACGGCGACGACGTCCGCGTCGACGGCGAACGCGTCGTGTTTCGGGAATTCGTCTACCTGATGATGAACAAACCGCCCGGCGTCGTTTCGGCGACCGAAGACCGCCGCGAAGCCACCGTCGTCGACTTGCTCGCCCCGGAATACCGGCGGTTCGGCGTGTTTCCGGTCGGGCGGCTGGACAAAGACGCGGTCGGCCTGCTGCTGCTCACGAACGACGGCAAGCTTGCGCACGAGCTTTTGTCGCCTCGCCGACACGTGCCGAAAACGTATCTCGTCGAAACCGACGGTGCACTGACGGAGGGCGACGCCGAGGCGTTCGCCCGCGGCGTTCGGCTGGACGACGGATACGTCGCGCTGCCGGCCGAGCTTCGTCTTCTCGACAGCAGTGACTGTTTCAGGGCCGAAGTGACCGTGGTCGAGGGAAAATTTCATCAGATCAAACGGATGTTTCAGGCGATCGGCAGAAGAGTGACGTTTCTGGAGCGGGTCCGCTTCGGCCCGCTTGAACTGGACCGTTCGCTCGCCCGGGGGGCGTACCGTGAACTGACGGAAAGGGAGATCGCCCTGCTCAGGACGCCGAGACCGCAGCGGACCGGGTGAAAAACAAAGCCGAAAAAATAAAAGGCGGCGCGTGTGGAAAACGCACCGCCCCGACCGCACGGGGGTCGGCCGCACTCAGAACACGTACGGCCGCGCGACGATCACCAACAGAATGAACAGCACAAGGACGATGGCGACCGTCGTGTAGTAGGGATACGGTGCGGACATGCGGATTCCTCCTTGATCGGAAGTTTTGTACCTTGTCGGTACACTGCATGTATATGGCGCCGCGACCGGGAGGGTTTGGACAAATGACTGCAGCGACCTGCAAATGGGCGATGAACGGGCTCGCGTCTTCCTTTTCGTCCGCCTCAGTCGTCCGCGGCGTCGGGGCCGTCGTCGGCGTCGTCGTCGGCTTCCGCGCCGTCGTATTTGCGCAAACGGAGCGGTTTCGGAAACCGATTTTTGATCGCGCCGTCCGACCGTTTGCCCCAGCCGAGCGGCAAACCGTCACAGGCGACGAGGCACCATCCGCCGTCGCGCCCGCCGGCGTCGCAAGAAGCGGCGATCGGTTCGCCGCGCAAAAATTTTGGCACTTCGTCGCTGTCCGATGGCAAATCCAGCACGTCGGCGGCGTCCTGCACGCGGACGGCCATCGCCAGCGCGTGGGCGGGCTCCGCGCGGTTCTTGCGCATGGTCGCCACCCATAGACCGGGGCGGACGACGTGCAATCCGGCGTGCCAATCCGGCGGAAGCGGTTTTTCAGGCATGTCCGGCATCCAGTACAGCCGGTCGCCGACGAGCACCGGTCGGCCGGGGCCCGGCTTCCAGCCGGGAACCGCCCGACGCGCCATTGCCTCGGCCAGCGACCATGCTTCGCGCAGCGAGGCGTCGGACTTCGGTTTTCGGCCGCGAACAGCCTTGTCGCTCGCCCCCGGACGGCCTTCCGGACCGTCGTCCGGCGCGCGCAACACCGCGACGAAATGCCCTTCGCCGCGGACTCGGTGCGGCCAGAGCCGTTCGGCGGAAACAAGCCGCCATCCCGGATGTTCGGACAAAAACAATTCGATCGTCCGCTCGTTCTCTTCCTCATTGAACGTGCAGGTGGAATAGACGAGCGTGCCGCCGGGGCGGATCATGCGAGCGGCTGCGCGCAGCGACTGCCGCTGCCGCGCCGCGCAGAGCCGGACGTATGGCAGCGACCAGGCGCGGACGGCGTCCGGGTTTTTCCGGAACATGCCTTCACCCGAACAGGGCGCGTCGAACAAAATTTTGTCGAAAAACGACGAAAACCGCCCGGCGAGCCGATCCGGGTCGGCGCGCGTCACGACGGCGTTGGCGACGCCGGCGCGCTCCAGGTTTTCCGCAAGAACGGCGACTCGCTCCGGATGGACGTCGTTGGCGACGAGCAGCCCCGCGCCGGCGAGTTTGCCGGCGATCTGGGTCGACTTGCCGCCGGGAGCCGCCGCCAGGTCGAGCACGGCGTCGCCGGGCTTCGGATCGAGCCGTTCGACCGGCAACATCGCCGACGGTTCCTGGATGTAATAGGCGCCCGTCGCGTACCAGGGGTGTTTGCCCGGCCGAACGTTCGCCGGATAGTAGAAGCCGGTCGGGCACCATGGCACCGGTTCGAGCCGGAACCGACCGCGCATGGCGGAAAACAACGGCTCGTCCGTCCCCGCCGGCAGTTTGAGCGGGTTGAGACGCAATCCGTGAACCCGCGGTTGTTCGTAACTTTTCCAAAACGCCTCAGCCTCAGCGCCGAGCAGATGTTCAACCGTTTCGACGAAAGCCGGAGGAAAAGCGACCGGCAAAGGCGACGACCTCCTTTTGCCGACCATTATACACGATTTTGCCGACGAAATTTGTTATCATGGAAGGGGACGCGCATGAATCGACCGGAATGGAATACCGTCCGCGTTCCGATCGTCGAAATTTTCGAAACGATCGAGGGAGAAGGGACGAAAGCCGGTTTTCCGACGGTTTTCGTCCGGCTGTTCGGCTGCAATCTCCGCTGCGTCTGGTGCGACACGACGTACAGTTACCCGCCGGCCGAGCCTGGGCCGACGTTGACGGTGGCGGACATCGTCGAGCGCGTGACGTCGTATCGCTCCCGCCATCTGTGCCTGACGGGAGGAGAACCGCTCATGTACGGCGAGCGGTCGCGCATGCTGCTGGAAGCGCTGGCGGAATGCGGGGCGTTCGACGACATCCACGTCGAGACGAACGGCGCTGTCGATCTTCGGCCGTTTCTGGAATCGGTCCGCTCGCTGGCCGTCCGATACATTATGGACTATAAGCTGCCGGACTCCGGCGAGGAACGCCGGATGGTCGCCGGCAATCTGCCGCTGCTTCGCCCGCAGGATGAACTGAAATTCGTCGTCGCGAGCCGGCGAGACTTCGACCGCGCGGTCTCATTGCTCGACGAATACGACGTCCGCGCCCAGGTGCTGTTCAGCCCGGTTTGGGGTGCGGTCGAGCCGAGGAAACTGGCGGAATGGATGCTCGAGCGGGGGCTGGCGCGCGCGCGGCTGAACCTGCAGCTTCACAAAATCATCTGGAGCCCCGATGCGCGAGGGGTATAAAAGGATCGGCGCGACGGGAGGGACAAGCGGTGAAAAAGGCGGTCGTCGTTTTAAGCGGCGGGCTCGACAGCACCACCTGCGCGGCGCTTGCGCGCGAGGCGGGCTACGAGTTGTACCCGCTGACGTTCGATTACGGGCAGCGCCATCGCGTCGAGCTGGGAGCGGCCCGGAAGATCGCCGCCTATTACGGCGCGGCGGATCGCCACAAAATCGTCCGCCTCGACTTTTTCCGCGATTTCGGCGGAAGCGCGTTGACGGACGACTCGATTGCGGTGCCGGAACGTCCGGACGGCGCCGTGCCCGACGACGAAATTCCCGTCACGTATGTGCCCGGGCGCAATCTGATTTTTCTGTCCGTGGCGGTGTCCTACGCGGAAACGATCGCCGCGGAAGCCGTCTACATCGGCGTCAACGCGCTCGATTACAGCGGTTATCCCGATTGCCGGCCGGAGTTCGTCCGCAGTTTCGAGCAGACGGCGGCGCTCGCGACCAAAGCCGGCGTCGGGGGCCGCCCGGTCCGGATCGAGACGCCGCTCGTCCGGATGACGAAGGCGGACATCGTGCGCGAAGGCGTCCGGCTCGGCGTACCGTTCGAGCTGACGTGGTCGTGCTATAAGGGCGGCGACGCGCCTTGCGGCGTCTGCGACAGCTGCCTGCTTCGGCGCAAAGGGTTTGCCGAGGCGGGCGTGCGCGACCCGCTGGAGGATAAGGCGGGTGCGTCTTACGGCGTCGGCGACAGCGGCTTGCGGCCGTAGGCAACCGTCCGGTTTTTGCCGGCCGTTTTGGCGCGGTACATCGCTTCGTCGGCGAATCGCAAGAGATCGCGCGCGGTCATGCCGGATCGGTAGCGGACGTAGCCGATGCTGACGGTGACGTCCGTCCGCCGCTCGACGGTTTTCCGAATGCGCTCGGCGAGATCGTCGAGCGGTTCGCCGGGGTTCGTGACAACGACGATCATTTCCTCGCCGCCGAACCGGGCGGCGAAACCGCACGTCGCGGCTTCCTCCGCGAGAATGCGCGCGACCTGTCGGATCGCCTCGTCTCCCTTGGCGTGGCCGTGCGTGTCGTTCAGCCGCTTGAAGTTGTCGATGTCGACGAACAAGAGGCCGGTGACCGTTTTGTGCCGGACACAGGCCGACAGTCGGCGCTCGGCGTACGACCTGTTGTACAGGCCGGTCAGCCCGTCGGTCACCGCCGTCCGGTAAATGCCGTGAAGCAGTTCGACCGTTCGTTCGAACAGGAAGGCGAACAGCATTGTATAAAAAAGGAAGCGGACGCCGCGTTCGGCCGCCAGCAGCGCGACCGAACCGCCGCCGTAGGCGTACCGGTTGACGGCTTCGACGCCCAGGACGAGAAAATCGACCGCGAGCATGGCGCGATAAAGGGCGGGTTGCCCCGTCCGCTCGGGCAGCACCCAGTAACAGAGCGCGACAAGTGCAAACCGGTACAGGCGGAACAACAAGTCTTCCGCGTCCGCCGGCAGAACGGCCGTCGCGGCCGACAGTACGGCGGCCGGCGCCAGCGCGGCGAGCAATCCGACGTAATGGCCGGAACGCGGCACATTATACAGTTGAAACAGCGACAGCTGCATCCATAAGAATGCGGCCGTTTCCATCCATCGGTCGGCCCACTGTGCGGCGTCCGACGCACCGAACAGAAGCGGCGACGCCTCGTGAACGGCCGAGGCGGAAAGGGCCAGGCACATCCAGACGAAAGCGGACCTCCGCCGGACCATGCCGCCTGACCGGTACAGCCGGATCGACATGTGGATGATCAGAAGGAGCACCGGGAAGACGAGAGCGAAGGAAAACCGGTGGATGTCCGCCGGTCCGAGGGGGAAACCGTTCATCGGAAACCGGAACCTCGTTTCGGGTGGGCGCTCTAGGGTTTTACAAAACCATTATAAATGCAAATCGCGAAAACGAAAAGGAGTCGTCCGCGATGACCGTGTTGCAGGCGCTGTTTTTTCCGCCGGAACAGCCGGGCGGCGTGTCGTCGATGGTGCCGTACGTGTACCGGGAATTTTTGGCGCGGGGTTGGAAGATGGAAATGTTTTTCCTGCCGAAACGGATCCGCAACAAAG
The sequence above is drawn from the Candidatus Reconcilbacillus cellulovorans genome and encodes:
- a CDS encoding ferredoxin, producing the protein MPKYTWVDKETCIACGACGAAAPDIYDYDDEGLAHVIYGGDDNRGITEIPEELYDDLQDALEGCPTESIKVSETPFNKG
- a CDS encoding radical SAM protein, with translation MNRPEWNTVRVPIVEIFETIEGEGTKAGFPTVFVRLFGCNLRCVWCDTTYSYPPAEPGPTLTVADIVERVTSYRSRHLCLTGGEPLMYGERSRMLLEALAECGAFDDIHVETNGAVDLRPFLESVRSLAVRYIMDYKLPDSGEERRMVAGNLPLLRPQDELKFVVASRRDFDRAVSLLDEYDVRAQVLFSPVWGAVEPRKLAEWMLERGLARARLNLQLHKIIWSPDARGV
- a CDS encoding dihydroorotate dehydrogenase (quinone); this encodes MDVYAWLKPMLFRMDPERAHRLTIAALGFLGRLPAANRALSAVWAVPEDPGLRVEAFGLSFPHPVGLAAGLDKNGEAATALASLGFGFLEVGTVTPEPQEGNPRPRLFRLPEDGALVNRMGFNNDGADALAARLAGYAAAGGRRVPIGVNIGKNRSTPNDRAADDYRACVRKLWPHADFFVLNVSSPNTPGLRDLQKQEAVSAIISAVRDEIARCAAGGRSTPKPVLVKISPDLDEAELSLTVEAATAAGASGFVATNTTLARDGVRHPAGAETGGLSGRPLRRRATETIARVYRLTGGRVPIIGCGGIFDAGDAYEKIRAGASLVEIYTSLIYKGPSVIREICEGLRALAARDGFRSIAEAVGTDAGRRIQDLGMPKIGPVF
- a CDS encoding 16S rRNA pseudouridine(516) synthase encodes the protein MRRTERLDKMLARAGFGSRSDVRKLVRAGRVHVDGVPAFDAGMKIDPDGDDVRVDGERVVFREFVYLMMNKPPGVVSATEDRREATVVDLLAPEYRRFGVFPVGRLDKDAVGLLLLTNDGKLAHELLSPRRHVPKTYLVETDGALTEGDAEAFARGVRLDDGYVALPAELRLLDSSDCFRAEVTVVEGKFHQIKRMFQAIGRRVTFLERVRFGPLELDRSLARGAYRELTEREIALLRTPRPQRTG
- a CDS encoding 7-cyano-7-deazaguanine synthase QueC is translated as MKKAVVVLSGGLDSTTCAALAREAGYELYPLTFDYGQRHRVELGAARKIAAYYGAADRHKIVRLDFFRDFGGSALTDDSIAVPERPDGAVPDDEIPVTYVPGRNLIFLSVAVSYAETIAAEAVYIGVNALDYSGYPDCRPEFVRSFEQTAALATKAGVGGRPVRIETPLVRMTKADIVREGVRLGVPFELTWSCYKGGDAPCGVCDSCLLRRKGFAEAGVRDPLEDKAGASYGVGDSGLRP